One Elaeis guineensis isolate ETL-2024a chromosome 10, EG11, whole genome shotgun sequence genomic window carries:
- the LOC140851988 gene encoding putative lipoxygenase 5 yields the protein MAAPIEILSTSLIQKSPLLPSSTSRMLRGVQSKLCFSPALFPLRQRSLCGVRRVVTTPTAAVVTERVVKVAAEKPVSFKVRAAVTVRKKKKEDFKAKIARQLDAFSDKLGRNIVLELVSTEIDPRSQRPKTSKQAVLRDWFEKKNAKGERVVYIAEFMVDSSFGTPGAITVLNRHQREFFLESIVVEGFACGAVHFSCYSWVQPTRIHPNQRVFFSNKPYLPSETPPGLKELRGRELKELRGDGTGERKLTDRIYEYATYNDLGNPDKGIEYARPVLGGEKIPYPRRCRTGRPPTNTDTHAESRAEDPLPIYVPRDEAFEEAKQEMLSAGALKALLRNLVPSLVASFSPESHDFKAFHDIDNLFKEGLRLKQTLQDQLFHKIPFVSKIEESSEGLLRYDTPDIITKDKFAWLRDDEFARQALAGINPVNIERLQVFPPVSKLDPTIYGPPESAIKEEHITGHLNGMSVQQALEENKLFILDFHDVYLPFVDRINAQDGRKAYGTRTLFFLTPLGTLKPIAIELCLPPATPGCSRAKRVLTPPTDATSNWLWQLAKAHVCSNDAGVHQLVNHWLRTHACMEPFIIAAHRQLSDMHPIFKLLKPHMRYTLEINALARQILINGDGVIESGFTPGSCCMEISASFYRDHWRFDQEGLPADLIRRGMAIEDPSQPHGLKLVMEDYPYANDGLLLWSAIQSWVRTYVEACYPTPHVVQADSELQAWYAEAVRVGHADRSDADWWPRLGSPADLSSILTTLLWLASAQHAALNFGQYPLGGYVPNRPPLMRRLVPAEGDPEYESFVADPHRFFLSALPSLTQATTFMTVIDTLSTHSADEEYLGERGDSYTWTEDTAMVDAWHAFAAEVRRADQEIARRNADPARRNRCGAGVLPYELMAPSSPPGITCRGVPNSVTI from the exons ATGGCAGCTCCTATCGAGATTTTGAGCACTTCTTTGATCCAAAAATCTCCTCTCCTTCCTTCTTCGACCTCTCGAATGCTTCGAGGGGTGCAGAGCAAGCTCTGCTTCTCCCCTGCTTTGTTTCCATTGAGACAAAGGAGTCTTTGTGGGGTGAGGAGAGTTGTGACAACACCAACAGCAGCAGTGGTTACGGAGAGAGTGGTGAAGGTGGCGGCGGAGAAGCCGGTGAGCTTTAAGGTCAGGGCGGCAGTGACggtgaggaagaagaagaaggaggatttCAAAGCAAAGATTGCGAGGCAGCTCGATGCCTTCTCTGATAAGCTCGGTAGAAACATCGTTTTGGAGCTTGTCAGCACCGAGATCGATCCAC GGTCACAGAGGCCGAAGACTAGCAAGCAGGCAGTCCTCAGGGACTGGTTTGAGAAGAAGAATGCAAAGGGAGAGAGGGTGGTGTACATAGCTGAGTTCATGGTGGACTCCAGCTTCGGCACGCCGGGAGCCATCACGGTGCTCAACCGGCACCAGAGAGAGTTCTTCTTGGAGAGCATCGTCGTCGAGGGCTTCGCTTGCGGCGCCGTCCACTTCTCCTGCTACTCATGGGTCCAACCCACCAGAATTCACCCCAACCAGAGGGTCTTCTTCAGCAACAAG CCTTATTTGCCTTCAGAGACACCCCCTGGCCTGAAGGAACTCAGGGGAAGGGAGTTGAAGGAGCTAAGGGGCGACGGCACCGGGGAGAGGAAGCTCACTGATAGAATTTATGAGTATGCTACTTATAATGACTTGGGCAACCCCGACAAGGGGATCGAGTATGCCCGGCCAGTCCTCGGAGGAGAGAAAATACCATATCCAAGGAGATGTAGAACAGGGAGGCCTCCAACCAATACAG ATACGCATGCCGAGAGCCGAGCGGAGGATCCATTGCCAATATATGTGCCTCGTGATGAAGCATTCGAGGAGGCAAAGCAAGAGATGTTATCGGCAGGTGCACTGAAAGCATTGCTCCGCAACCTTGTGCCATCTCTTGTTGCATCCTTCTCCCCAGAGAGCCATGACTTCAAGGCCTTCCACGACATCGACAACCTTTTCAAAGAAGGCCTTCGCCTGAAGCAGACCTTACAAGACCAGCTGTTCCACAAGATTCCATTTGTGAGTAAGATTGAAGAGTCAAGCGAAGGCCTACTCCGATATGATACCCCTGACATCATAACAA AGGACAAGTTTGCATGGCTGCGCGACGATGAGTTCGCTCGACAAGCACTCGCTGGCATTAACCCTGTCAATATAGAGCGGCTTCAG GTATTCCCCCCTGTGAGCAAGCTCGATCCCACCATCTACGGTCCGCCTGAATCTGCCATCAAAGAAGAACACATCACTGGCCATCTCAATGGCATGTCAGTCCAACAG GCATTGGAGGAGAACAAGCTCTTCATATTGGATTTCCATGATGTTTACCTCCCATTTGTTGACCGGATCAATGCACAAGATGGAAGGAAGGCCTATGGCACAAGAACTCTCTTTTTTCTCACTCCACTTGGGACTCTAAAACCAATAGCCATTGAGCTCTGTCTCCCACCAGCAACGCCTGGTTGTTCAAGGGCCAAACGTGTCCTCACACCACCAACTGATGCCACTAGCAATTGGCTCTGGCAACTTGCCAAGGCTCATGTCTGCTCCAATGATGCTGGCGTCCACCAACTTGTCAACCATTG GTTGAGGACCCATGCATGCATGGAGCCCTTCATAATAGCCGCACATCGACAATTAAGTGACATGCATCCAATCTTCAAGCTGCTCAAGCCCCACATGAGGTACACCCTCGAGATCAATGCCCTCGCTCGCCAGATCCTTATCAATGGCGATGGAGTCATTGAGTCTGGCTTCACCCCTGGATCATGTTGCATGGAGATCAGTGCCTCCTTCTACCGGGATCATTGGCGTTTCGACCAAGAGGGCCTCCCAGCCGATCTCATCAGAAG AGGCATGGCCATAGAGGACCCCAGCCAACCCCATGGGCTGAAGCTTGTGATGGAGGACTACCCCTACGCCAACGACGGCCTCCTCCTCTGGTCCGCCATCCAATCGTGGGTCCGGACGTACGTAGAGGCCTGCTACCCCACCCCACACGTGGTCCAAGCCGACTCCGAGCTCCAAGCCTGGTACGCCGAAGCCGTCCGCGTGGGCCACGCCGACAGGAGCGACGCCGACTGGTGGCCCCGGCTCGGCTCCCCAGCCGACCTCTCCTCCATCCTCACCACCCTCCTCTGGCTTGCGTCGGCTCAGCACGCCGCGCTCAACTTCGGCCAATACCCGCTCGGCGGCTACGTCCCGAACCGCCCACCGCTGATGCGCCGGCTAGTCCCCGCCGAGGGCGACCCGGAGTATGAGAGCTTCGTCGCCGACCCCCACCGATTTTTCCTCTCGGCGCTGCCGAGTTTGACGCAGGCCACCACGTTCATGACCGTCATCGACACACTCTCCACGCACTCGGCGGACGAGGAATACCTCGGGGAGCGCGGGGATTCGTACACGTGGACGGAGGACACCGCGATGGTGGACGCGTGGCACGCCTTCGCCGCGGAGGTGAGGCGCGCCGACCAGGAAATCGCGCGCCGGAACGCCGATCCGGCGAGGAGGAACCGCTGCGGCGCCGGGGTTTTGCCGTATGAATTGATGGCGCCGAGTTCGCCCCCCGGGATCACGTGCAGGGGGGTGCCCAACAGCGTCACCATTTGA